GATGGGCACGCAAGATAAAAACCTGAGTTTGTTAGAAGATGGCTTGAAAGTCACCTTAAATGCGTTTGGTAATGAAATCAAAATTACTGGGTCTAGTGAAGCGGCTAGTCAGGCTTATGCAGTTTTGACTAATTTGCTCCATTTGCTAGGTCAAGGGATCGCCATCGGTAGTGAAGATGTTGTGAGTGCGATTAAAATGGCCACCCGAGGTACTTTAGACTATTTTCAGGATCTTTATGCCACTGAATTGATCAAAGATCGACGTGGCAAGCCGGTTCGGGTCAAAAACTTTGGTCAGCGTCAATACGTTCAGGCTGTCCAGCACAATGATGTGACCTTTGGTATTGGTCCGGCTGGTACTGGGAAAACTTATTTAGCAGTGGTCATGGCGGTTGCAGCGTTAAAAAGTGGTTCCGTGGAGAAAATCATTTTAACGCGACCTGCAGTGGAGGCTGGTGAAAGTCTTGGCTTTTTGCCAGGTGATCTAAAGGAAAAGGTTGACCCTTATTTGCGGCCAATCTATGATGCCTTGTACGATATTCTCGGTGCAGAGCATACCACGCGATTGATGGATCGAGGCGTGATTGAAATCGCACCACTGGCTTATATGCGTGGACGGACCTTAGATAATGCTTTTGTTATTTTGGATGAAGCGCAGAACACCACGCCAGCACAGATGAAAATGTTTTTGACGCGGCTGGGCTTTGGGTCCAAAATGATCGTCAATGGGGATGCGACGCAGATCGATTTGCCGCGCAATGCCAACAGCGGTCTGGTTCAGGCTCAACGCATCTTGCAAGATATTGCACATATTAGTTTTGTTAGCTTTAGTGCCGCTGATGTGGTTCGGCACCCAGTTGTAGCTAGCATTATTGCAGCTTATGATGAACAAAGTCGCCAAGCATAATATTATTTTTGAAGGGTAGGAAGTTGTGTGGATTTAGAAATATTTGACCATACGGAAGCAGCATCACCAGAACATCTAAAATTAATTCAGGATGTTTTAGAATTTGCTGGTAACTACATGAAGTTGCCAGAAGATACAGAAATGTCAGTTACTTTAATGCATAATGATGAAATTCACCAAATCAATAAGGAGTAC
This is a stretch of genomic DNA from Loigolactobacillus coryniformis subsp. coryniformis KCTC 3167 = DSM 20001. It encodes these proteins:
- a CDS encoding PhoH family protein, with the protein product MAEEQVVKVFRVSSPEQAVSLMGTQDKNLSLLEDGLKVTLNAFGNEIKITGSSEAASQAYAVLTNLLHLLGQGIAIGSEDVVSAIKMATRGTLDYFQDLYATELIKDRRGKPVRVKNFGQRQYVQAVQHNDVTFGIGPAGTGKTYLAVVMAVAALKSGSVEKIILTRPAVEAGESLGFLPGDLKEKVDPYLRPIYDALYDILGAEHTTRLMDRGVIEIAPLAYMRGRTLDNAFVILDEAQNTTPAQMKMFLTRLGFGSKMIVNGDATQIDLPRNANSGLVQAQRILQDIAHISFVSFSAADVVRHPVVASIIAAYDEQSRQA